A section of the Marinoscillum sp. 108 genome encodes:
- a CDS encoding molybdenum cofactor guanylyltransferase yields MIKCLILTGGGSSRMGEEKYLLEDNGAPQYQHLYEMLTAQGLPVYISCNERQAEVIPDTYNKLVDAYDQIGPIGGLATAIAEDAKSSWLVVACDLMGLTPEAVTGLISANAPEYDIITYQHPESRFYETTLTIYNPGAFIVLKRAIRKEVYSLQDILKKCATKAIEGSAGFLVNVNTREDRDTSRGSFL; encoded by the coding sequence ATGATAAAATGCCTGATACTTACCGGGGGAGGAAGCTCCCGGATGGGTGAAGAGAAATACCTGCTGGAAGACAATGGTGCTCCACAGTATCAACACCTGTATGAGATGTTAACCGCCCAGGGACTCCCCGTTTATATTTCCTGTAATGAGCGACAAGCTGAAGTGATCCCGGATACTTATAACAAACTGGTAGATGCATATGATCAGATTGGACCCATCGGCGGACTGGCCACGGCTATCGCTGAGGACGCTAAGTCCAGCTGGCTGGTGGTGGCATGTGACCTCATGGGATTAACACCTGAAGCTGTCACCGGGTTGATCTCAGCCAATGCTCCGGAATATGATATCATCACCTATCAGCATCCTGAGAGCAGATTTTATGAGACCACCCTCACCATTTACAATCCCGGAGCCTTTATTGTGCTGAAGCGTGCCATCCGCAAGGAAGTGTACAGTCTGCAGGATATTTTGAAAAAATGTGCCACCAAAGCCATTGAAGGGAGTGCCGGGTTTCTGGTGAATGTGAACACCCGGGAAGACCGGGATACTAGCCGAGGCTCATTTTTGTAA
- a CDS encoding glycoside hydrolase family 9 protein, whose translation MGNIIRRARLLLLMSVFGSIVGCMVKSQNIEQVTPDIRINQIGYLQHAKKQAAIVEPTSNNFSLINSSNEPVFEGVLLETKYWNKSGEKVAIADFSAFNESGTYRIQCGETVSHFFEISHTPYLELVKSASKSYYYNRASTSLDPSHSGIYHRGYAHPDTLVYVHASAASSSRPAGTVISTPYGWYDAGDYNKYVVNSGIATYTLISAYQHNSGLFDSLTWNLPESDNQVPDLLDEIMWNVRWMESMQDPEDGGVYHKTTSASFENFVSPSEATGERYVVAKGTAATLDFAAVLAKSSVLFRATHPAYAAQLLEKAEKAWRWASVNSRVPFENPNVAMAGHPAISTGGYGDLDFRDEFFWASTELYLATGRDIYMEGITIDDFQIFRVPSWASVETLGLISLSSARMGVSEKLNKQSSDQLMVIADRLTNVWRTAPYKITLDEFTWGSNSEILNQGMVLINAYRLFGNREFYEAALSGLDYVLGRNATGYCFVTGEGSLSPQKVHHRPSASDGVEAPVPGMLVGGPNPRNVNDDCGRQAYMMSHPARCYLDEECSYSTNEVAINWNAPLVYMSSTLQATYLHDFKL comes from the coding sequence ATGGGAAATATTATCAGAAGAGCTCGTTTACTTTTATTGATGTCGGTTTTTGGATCGATCGTTGGCTGCATGGTCAAAAGTCAAAACATCGAGCAAGTCACTCCGGACATACGTATCAATCAGATTGGTTATTTGCAGCATGCCAAAAAACAAGCCGCAATCGTAGAACCAACCAGCAATAATTTCTCATTAATCAATTCCTCCAATGAACCTGTTTTTGAAGGGGTGCTATTGGAGACAAAATATTGGAATAAATCAGGCGAAAAAGTAGCCATCGCTGATTTTAGTGCTTTTAATGAGTCCGGGACCTACCGGATTCAATGTGGAGAAACGGTCTCCCACTTTTTTGAGATTTCTCATACCCCTTATCTGGAACTTGTCAAGAGCGCTTCTAAGTCTTACTATTACAATCGGGCCTCCACATCACTTGATCCCAGCCACTCGGGGATTTATCACCGCGGATATGCGCATCCCGACACCCTGGTGTATGTACATGCCAGTGCGGCCAGTTCCTCACGGCCAGCGGGTACGGTCATCTCCACACCATATGGCTGGTACGATGCAGGTGACTACAATAAGTACGTGGTGAATTCCGGGATTGCCACTTATACACTGATCTCTGCATATCAGCACAATTCGGGTCTTTTTGACTCTCTCACCTGGAATCTGCCCGAGAGCGACAACCAGGTACCAGACCTGCTGGATGAAATTATGTGGAACGTTCGCTGGATGGAGTCCATGCAGGATCCTGAAGACGGAGGGGTGTATCACAAGACCACCTCAGCCAGTTTTGAAAATTTTGTATCACCATCAGAGGCTACTGGTGAGCGCTATGTAGTAGCGAAAGGTACAGCCGCCACACTGGACTTTGCGGCCGTTTTGGCCAAGTCATCCGTATTGTTTCGGGCCACCCATCCGGCATATGCTGCCCAGCTACTGGAAAAAGCCGAAAAAGCCTGGCGATGGGCCTCTGTAAATTCCAGAGTGCCTTTTGAAAACCCGAATGTAGCGATGGCTGGTCATCCGGCCATTTCCACCGGAGGGTATGGCGATCTTGATTTTCGGGATGAGTTCTTTTGGGCGTCCACAGAGCTGTACCTGGCCACGGGCAGGGATATTTATATGGAGGGCATCACGATAGACGACTTTCAGATCTTCAGGGTACCGAGTTGGGCGTCTGTGGAGACACTTGGACTCATCTCACTGTCCTCGGCCAGAATGGGCGTCTCAGAAAAACTCAATAAACAATCCTCAGATCAGTTGATGGTCATAGCCGACAGACTGACCAACGTTTGGCGGACGGCTCCCTATAAAATTACACTCGATGAGTTTACCTGGGGGAGCAATTCTGAGATTCTCAATCAGGGGATGGTGCTGATTAATGCCTATCGGCTATTTGGAAACCGGGAATTTTATGAGGCCGCACTTTCGGGTCTGGACTATGTGCTGGGAAGAAATGCCACCGGGTATTGCTTTGTGACCGGAGAAGGTTCTTTGTCTCCGCAAAAGGTTCATCACCGTCCGTCGGCTTCAGATGGCGTGGAAGCACCTGTGCCAGGCATGCTGGTGGGTGGTCCCAATCCAAGGAACGTCAATGATGATTGCGGGCGACAGGCATACATGATGTCCCATCCGGCAAGATGCTATCTGGATGAAGAATGCAGCTACTCTACCAACGAGGTGGCCATCAATTGGAATGCACCGCTGGTCTATATGTCCAGCACTTTGCAGGCCACCTATCTTCATGATTTCAAGTTGTAG
- a CDS encoding rubredoxin, whose protein sequence is MQVKDLVRIFVKGGIISPGDFLKTLLVAEKLGASHLHFGSRQDILFAAKEKSKAILDETFQSIHTEYEINTFEYQNILSSYVSQDILPGKQWLASHIYHYILNGFNYRTRLRVNVVDPSQSLVPLFTGQVNFIASNLENYWYVYLRLKRIQDTPWQMPLLVYTEDLVKVAQAIENEHLHERADTYQEIFTFLTENVQMNTQPVTENLVLPEPHFPYYEGINRLADGKYWLGLYWRDNKYRISTLKAIMERCIETEVGKVTLTPWKSFVIKGIFEKDRIGWEKLMGKFGMNLRHSSLELNWHLPALDQEALDLKFYLIRELDKQDISTYGLTFTIKTSPDIILFTSVVIEKSESGVSESYNILFSKNFNPNLTDYHYYARDVHKSVLASLILELSLVYYENLDEEKAVSPKVKSIIDNIQKELYQCVHCQTVYDSEFGDPEAGIKPGTPFAAVGADYICPTCGGNKEGFTKMSLG, encoded by the coding sequence ATGCAGGTAAAAGACTTAGTGAGAATATTTGTAAAGGGTGGGATCATCTCGCCGGGAGATTTCCTGAAAACCCTGCTGGTAGCCGAAAAACTAGGTGCCTCCCACCTTCACTTTGGATCCAGACAAGACATTCTCTTTGCTGCCAAAGAGAAGAGTAAGGCCATTTTGGATGAAACCTTTCAGTCCATCCATACGGAGTATGAAATCAATACTTTTGAATACCAAAACATCCTGAGTTCCTATGTATCACAGGATATTCTGCCGGGAAAGCAATGGCTGGCTTCTCATATTTATCACTACATCCTCAACGGGTTCAACTACCGCACTCGCCTCAGGGTCAATGTGGTAGACCCCTCGCAAAGTCTGGTGCCACTCTTCACCGGGCAGGTCAACTTCATTGCTTCCAATCTTGAGAATTACTGGTATGTATACCTGCGCCTCAAACGCATCCAGGATACTCCCTGGCAAATGCCCCTGCTGGTCTATACCGAGGATCTGGTAAAAGTGGCACAGGCCATTGAAAATGAGCACCTGCATGAGCGAGCAGATACCTATCAGGAAATATTCACCTTTCTGACAGAAAACGTGCAGATGAACACACAGCCTGTCACCGAAAACCTGGTGCTCCCTGAGCCTCATTTCCCCTATTACGAGGGCATCAACCGGCTGGCCGATGGAAAATACTGGCTGGGACTGTATTGGCGGGACAACAAGTACCGCATCTCTACCCTCAAAGCCATCATGGAGCGTTGTATCGAGACGGAAGTGGGTAAAGTGACCCTCACACCCTGGAAATCTTTTGTCATTAAAGGCATTTTTGAAAAGGATCGCATCGGGTGGGAAAAGCTCATGGGCAAATTTGGGATGAATCTGCGCCACAGTTCCCTGGAGCTCAACTGGCACCTGCCTGCATTGGATCAGGAGGCTTTGGACCTGAAATTTTATCTGATCCGCGAGCTGGACAAACAAGACATCAGCACGTATGGCCTTACCTTTACGATCAAGACCTCACCCGATATCATTCTGTTTACCTCGGTGGTGATAGAAAAATCCGAAAGCGGTGTATCGGAGAGTTACAACATTCTCTTTAGCAAAAACTTCAATCCCAACCTCACGGACTATCATTACTATGCCAGAGATGTACATAAGTCAGTATTGGCATCCCTCATTTTGGAGCTGAGTCTGGTGTATTACGAAAACCTGGATGAGGAGAAGGCAGTCTCCCCCAAAGTAAAGTCCATCATAGACAACATCCAGAAGGAGCTCTATCAATGTGTACACTGCCAGACGGTCTACGACAGTGAGTTTGGAGATCCCGAAGCTGGGATCAAACCCGGTACACCCTTCGCAGCTGTGGGAGCAGACTACATCTGTCCTACGTGCGGCGGCAACAAAGAAGGTTTTACAAAAATGAGCCTCGGCTAG
- a CDS encoding glycan-binding surface protein, with protein sequence MKILDKKIFTFLIPVILLGLMTVTSCEDSEGGEPVIHYVRVTNPESSDSLLVGAFLGDLVAIMGENLGGTREVWFNDLEAVVIPTYVTNKSILVNLPSRAPSEVTNDLRLVFSNGSTLSHKFVVEISEPMPVAMVSEYASVGATTVITGDFFFEPMTVTFTGGAEAVVEVVDQNTLEVTIPEGAAPGPLTIQTNFGTTETSFHYRDQRNIFLNYDDLNADGSWRPGLYVTDDHSLDGNYLKLSGTYSADAPREEGPLGDNHYESQFWGQGNGRPEGSLIPGEPENYALKFEAKIITWDASYLNICFAPWNNGGNNEIWSNDLNPRAVWGPWESAGGAVDSGGEWVTVTIPITEFKYNMNTNDSGDVVYTESANKFNMDNTGSLSFWMLGAPSADNSPFEIYIDNVRIVEL encoded by the coding sequence ATGAAAATTTTAGATAAAAAAATATTCACATTCTTGATTCCGGTGATTTTGCTGGGATTGATGACCGTGACTTCATGTGAAGACAGTGAAGGCGGAGAGCCGGTGATTCACTACGTGAGGGTGACCAATCCGGAAAGCTCAGATTCTCTTTTGGTAGGAGCTTTTCTTGGAGACCTGGTGGCCATTATGGGTGAAAACCTGGGCGGTACCAGAGAGGTGTGGTTCAATGACCTGGAAGCAGTCGTCATTCCTACCTACGTGACCAACAAAAGTATCCTTGTCAACCTGCCAAGCAGGGCGCCTTCTGAGGTGACCAATGACTTGAGGTTGGTTTTTTCTAATGGATCTACTTTGTCTCACAAGTTTGTGGTGGAAATTTCTGAGCCTATGCCTGTGGCCATGGTTAGCGAGTATGCTTCCGTAGGAGCTACCACTGTGATCACTGGGGACTTCTTTTTTGAGCCAATGACTGTGACTTTCACAGGCGGGGCTGAAGCCGTAGTGGAGGTAGTAGATCAGAATACCCTGGAGGTAACCATACCTGAGGGTGCTGCACCGGGTCCGTTGACCATCCAAACAAACTTTGGGACTACTGAGACCAGTTTTCATTACAGAGATCAGCGAAACATCTTCCTGAACTACGACGATCTGAACGCAGATGGTAGCTGGAGACCAGGTTTGTATGTGACGGACGATCACAGTCTGGATGGTAACTACCTGAAGTTGAGCGGTACCTATAGCGCCGATGCCCCTCGTGAGGAGGGACCATTGGGTGACAATCACTATGAATCCCAGTTTTGGGGTCAGGGAAATGGCCGTCCTGAGGGCAGTCTTATCCCTGGAGAACCTGAAAACTATGCGCTGAAATTTGAAGCGAAGATCATCACCTGGGATGCCTCTTATTTGAACATCTGCTTTGCGCCATGGAACAATGGGGGTAACAATGAGATCTGGAGCAACGACCTCAACCCAAGAGCGGTCTGGGGACCATGGGAATCAGCCGGTGGTGCTGTAGACTCTGGAGGTGAGTGGGTTACTGTGACCATTCCGATCACTGAATTCAAATACAACATGAATACCAACGACAGTGGTGATGTGGTGTACACAGAGTCTGCTAACAAGTTCAATATGGACAACACAGGCAGTTTGAGTTTCTGGATGCTTGGAGCACCTTCGGCGGACAACTCTCCCTTTGAAATCTATATCGACAATGTGCGGATAGTAGAGCTTTAG
- a CDS encoding molybdopterin-dependent oxidoreductase yields MDQSDRLLKPEMRWSRRHPMAEVSWDTAIGRAAAVFKTFIKEHGPDSVGFYVSGQCLTEEYYLANKLVKGFLGTNNIDTNSRLCMSSAVVGYKETLGDDTVPISYEDIELSDCIFIAGANPAWCHPILFRRIEKHKADNPDVKIIVVDPRVTDSCGLADLHLQVQPGTDMFLFHAIGKYLIEQNMVDEEFIRKHTNGFEAYAHEIKSRSLQEYAAICRVPIDSIIEAARIIGQSKGFITMWAMGLNQSTAGVNQNLALINLSLITGKIGKPGCGPFSLTGQPNAMGGREVGGLSNLLAAHRNLANPTHRKEVADFWGVDAIQGKPGLTATEMFESLKSGKMKAIWIICTNPSVSMPNARLVDEALKAAKFVIVQDISRKSDTTQYADLLLPAASWLEKEGTMTNSERRISHLAKVVDAPGMALPDSEILIRFAKAMGFHGFDFNNPAEVYEEYTRLTKGTSIDVSGLSYHKLKRAGSIQWPVPSSDHPGTPRLFENGKFLTQDQRANILGTGAQTAHEEPSEDYPLILTTGRIRDQWHTMTKTGKVAKLKKHIDRPFLEIHPDDADFRDIRDGDPVRIYNDRGDVQVAAKVTASIKKGVVFLPMHWGKKLNIDLSRANNLTSEAVDPKSKQPGFKFSAVEVLRHLIPRRKIVVIGAGAAAYRFVNTYRDFNQEDEIHVFSKEKWPFYNRVLLPDYVNETKKWEDLVKYTEAELEALNLHLHPANPIIRINREDKTLVDDRGDTHSYDLLIMATGSRAFIPPNAPMHLPGVFTMRDRENADDLKKQLCPGSNVLVIGGGLLGLELAAAFTEMQVSGTIVQLGSRLMERQLDPMASAMLREYVQDLGVRIFTNDEVVDITENEDKLLQVTLKSGNSLLMNAVVYAIGTRPNTQLAIDAGLKCGRGVKVNDYLQSSDPDIFALGEIAEHNQRMNGITAAAEQQADICARYLAGDPSHHYSGTTPMNILKFPSLDLCSVGTPEIPVNGKNYSEITFLDREALYYKKCIIHNDKLVGTILMGDKAEFAEYKELIESGTELSDKRLQLLRSGGTPEPVKGKLVCSCNNVGEGNLLESIALGNDTLNKLCQASGAGLGCGSCKSEVKRLIDRSLEAVT; encoded by the coding sequence ATGGATCAGAGTGACCGGCTGCTGAAGCCGGAAATGCGCTGGAGCAGACGCCACCCCATGGCTGAAGTGAGTTGGGATACCGCCATCGGTCGTGCTGCGGCCGTTTTCAAGACTTTTATCAAAGAGCACGGGCCCGATAGCGTCGGGTTTTATGTTTCCGGCCAGTGCCTTACGGAAGAGTACTACCTGGCCAATAAGCTGGTGAAGGGCTTTCTGGGTACGAATAACATAGACACCAACAGCCGCCTATGCATGAGCTCCGCTGTAGTAGGATATAAAGAAACCTTAGGAGACGATACGGTACCCATCTCCTACGAAGACATAGAACTATCCGATTGTATCTTCATAGCCGGAGCAAATCCGGCGTGGTGTCATCCCATCCTTTTCAGAAGGATAGAAAAACACAAAGCAGACAATCCGGATGTCAAAATTATTGTAGTAGATCCTCGGGTGACCGATTCCTGTGGCTTGGCGGACCTGCATTTGCAGGTCCAGCCGGGCACAGACATGTTCCTCTTTCATGCCATCGGCAAGTACCTCATAGAGCAAAACATGGTGGACGAGGAATTTATCCGAAAGCACACCAACGGGTTCGAAGCGTATGCGCATGAGATCAAATCCAGGTCGCTGCAGGAGTATGCAGCCATCTGCCGAGTGCCCATCGACTCCATCATTGAGGCGGCCAGGATCATTGGCCAATCCAAAGGATTCATCACCATGTGGGCCATGGGGCTTAACCAGAGTACTGCAGGGGTCAACCAAAACCTGGCGCTTATCAACCTTAGCCTGATCACCGGAAAAATAGGAAAACCAGGCTGCGGACCGTTTTCACTCACCGGACAACCCAACGCCATGGGCGGAAGAGAAGTGGGCGGACTCTCCAACCTGCTGGCAGCTCATCGAAACCTCGCCAACCCCACGCACCGCAAGGAAGTAGCCGACTTCTGGGGAGTAGATGCCATTCAGGGAAAACCGGGGCTTACGGCCACAGAGATGTTCGAATCACTGAAGTCTGGCAAGATGAAAGCCATCTGGATCATCTGCACCAACCCATCAGTGAGTATGCCCAATGCCCGGCTAGTAGATGAGGCCCTCAAAGCCGCCAAGTTTGTGATCGTTCAGGACATTTCCAGAAAAAGTGACACCACCCAATATGCCGACCTGCTGCTACCTGCTGCGAGCTGGCTGGAGAAGGAAGGCACCATGACCAACTCCGAGCGACGCATCTCTCATTTGGCTAAAGTGGTGGACGCACCAGGAATGGCGCTTCCTGACAGTGAAATTCTTATTCGCTTTGCGAAAGCAATGGGCTTTCACGGATTTGATTTCAACAATCCGGCTGAGGTCTATGAAGAGTATACCCGCCTCACCAAAGGCACCAGTATTGATGTTTCAGGGCTTTCCTATCACAAGCTGAAGCGTGCGGGATCGATCCAATGGCCGGTACCTTCAAGTGACCATCCCGGCACCCCCCGACTCTTCGAAAACGGGAAGTTTCTCACACAAGACCAAAGGGCCAACATCCTGGGGACGGGAGCACAAACGGCCCACGAAGAACCCTCAGAAGACTATCCGCTCATTCTCACCACGGGCAGGATCAGGGATCAGTGGCACACCATGACCAAGACCGGGAAAGTAGCCAAACTTAAAAAGCACATCGATCGACCCTTTTTGGAAATACACCCCGACGATGCAGACTTCAGGGACATCAGGGATGGAGATCCGGTGCGCATCTACAACGACCGGGGCGATGTACAGGTGGCGGCCAAAGTCACTGCCAGCATCAAGAAAGGGGTGGTATTTCTGCCCATGCACTGGGGGAAGAAACTCAACATCGACCTGTCCCGAGCCAACAACCTCACCAGTGAGGCTGTAGACCCCAAATCAAAACAGCCCGGGTTCAAGTTTTCCGCTGTGGAGGTGTTGCGCCATCTGATTCCCCGAAGGAAAATAGTGGTCATAGGCGCCGGAGCAGCGGCCTATCGCTTTGTCAATACCTACAGGGACTTCAATCAGGAAGACGAGATCCATGTATTCTCCAAAGAGAAATGGCCATTTTACAACCGGGTACTCCTCCCCGACTATGTGAACGAGACCAAAAAATGGGAAGACCTGGTGAAGTACACGGAGGCCGAACTGGAAGCACTCAACCTTCACCTGCATCCGGCCAACCCCATCATCCGGATCAACAGAGAGGACAAGACCCTGGTGGATGACAGAGGCGACACGCACAGCTATGACCTCCTCATCATGGCCACCGGTAGCCGGGCATTTATTCCGCCCAATGCACCTATGCACCTACCCGGTGTCTTTACCATGCGCGACCGTGAAAATGCCGATGACCTCAAAAAACAACTCTGCCCCGGCAGCAATGTACTGGTGATTGGCGGGGGCCTCCTCGGGCTGGAACTGGCAGCTGCCTTTACAGAAATGCAGGTGAGCGGAACCATCGTACAGCTGGGCTCCAGACTCATGGAACGCCAGCTGGACCCTATGGCCAGTGCCATGCTGCGTGAATATGTGCAGGACCTGGGGGTGCGCATCTTCACCAACGATGAGGTGGTGGACATCACCGAGAATGAAGACAAGCTCCTGCAAGTCACCCTCAAAAGTGGCAATAGCCTCCTCATGAATGCCGTGGTGTATGCCATAGGCACCAGGCCTAATACCCAGCTGGCCATCGATGCAGGACTGAAGTGCGGGCGTGGGGTGAAGGTCAATGACTACCTCCAGTCCAGTGATCCTGACATCTTTGCGCTGGGAGAAATTGCTGAGCACAACCAAAGGATGAACGGCATCACAGCCGCAGCGGAGCAGCAGGCGGATATTTGTGCCCGTTACCTGGCTGGCGACCCGTCTCACCATTACTCGGGCACCACCCCAATGAACATCCTGAAGTTCCCCAGTCTGGATCTCTGCTCCGTGGGCACACCCGAGATCCCCGTCAATGGGAAAAACTACAGTGAGATCACCTTTCTGGATCGGGAAGCACTCTATTACAAAAAGTGCATCATTCACAACGACAAGCTGGTGGGTACTATCCTGATGGGCGATAAGGCCGAATTTGCTGAGTACAAAGAACTCATCGAGAGTGGTACAGAGCTCTCCGACAAGCGCCTGCAACTCCTGCGATCTGGTGGCACCCCAGAGCCGGTGAAAGGAAAGCTGGTCTGCTCCTGCAACAACGTGGGAGAAGGAAACCTTCTGGAATCCATTGCTTTGGGGAATGACACCCTCAATAAACTCTGCCAGGCATCCGGAGCGGGTCTTGGGTGCGGAAGCTGCAAATCAGAAGTCAAACGATTAATCGATCGGTCTTTGGAGGCGGTCACATAA